From the genome of Bifidobacterium asteroides, one region includes:
- a CDS encoding ABC transporter permease encodes MSAMESIPTRPGEFLSEKSPSLLHPRGRLVLLSMELRKLKGSSFWWMALGMIALVSAWSGLAFMKRAESANLATRTIALAQGEIFQTVGLLAPILAALLTSRLAVLESSERMDLKWRSLGQSAAGRFLAKLIVAGCALALCFVIPLTWIPLAASAQGFRLDGSLAAYMLIPALIACFSSTAVTAIQLVLSLAIDRQAIGLGMGVIAGLIGTGLGPMNMPSLGWLFPAGISSAASPFMSSASSDGFARMALVADPWQKVLTSFLACIVWSGISAFIIKVKESRR; translated from the coding sequence ATGAGCGCCATGGAATCAATTCCCACAAGGCCAGGAGAATTCCTATCGGAAAAGTCGCCAAGTTTACTCCATCCTAGAGGCCGACTAGTTCTGCTTTCGATGGAGCTTCGCAAGTTGAAAGGCTCCTCATTTTGGTGGATGGCCTTAGGCATGATTGCTCTAGTTTCTGCATGGTCGGGTTTGGCATTCATGAAACGAGCCGAATCTGCGAACCTCGCCACTCGCACCATTGCTCTTGCCCAAGGTGAGATCTTCCAGACCGTCGGTCTGCTGGCACCCATCCTTGCAGCCCTGCTGACGAGCCGGCTTGCCGTCCTGGAAAGCAGCGAGCGCATGGATCTCAAATGGCGTTCACTGGGTCAGAGTGCGGCTGGGAGGTTTCTTGCCAAACTCATAGTTGCTGGATGCGCGCTTGCACTTTGCTTCGTGATTCCTCTGACTTGGATACCGCTGGCGGCTTCAGCACAAGGGTTCCGTCTCGATGGCAGTCTGGCCGCATACATGCTCATTCCGGCACTGATCGCCTGCTTTTCATCCACGGCTGTCACAGCCATACAACTCGTCCTCTCTCTGGCAATCGATAGACAAGCCATAGGACTGGGTATGGGTGTGATAGCCGGTCTAATCGGGACTGGACTGGGTCCAATGAATATGCCAAGCCTGGGCTGGCTCTTTCCGGCCGGCATCAGTTCCGCAGCCAGCCCCTTCATGTCTTCAGCCAGCTCTGACGGCTTTGCCAGAATGGCCTTGGTCGCTGATCCATGGCAGAAGGTCCTGACCAGCTTTCTGGCCTGCATTGTCTGGTCGGGAATATCAGCATTCATCATTAAGGTCAAGGAGTCACGCCGATGA
- a CDS encoding VOC family protein yields MPMFMCLYSHDLEESEVFWTQGLGFINLYTMPGMMIHLRRWAFQDVLIRKSGSNVGGAYSDMESIGNLSIAVTEQQIGKIVEICEHLRPGSTSTPARKPWNSLEATILTPEGLALTLTAAMAFDKQRTDAYLNRRAQ; encoded by the coding sequence ATGCCCATGTTCATGTGCTTGTACAGCCACGATCTAGAAGAATCAGAGGTTTTCTGGACGCAGGGACTGGGCTTCATCAATCTCTACACCATGCCAGGCATGATGATTCACTTGAGGCGCTGGGCCTTTCAAGATGTGCTGATCCGCAAGAGTGGTTCCAATGTAGGCGGCGCTTATTCGGACATGGAGTCCATAGGAAACCTAAGCATAGCAGTCACCGAACAGCAGATCGGCAAGATTGTGGAAATATGCGAGCACCTCCGTCCGGGCTCTACTTCAACACCTGCTCGTAAGCCGTGGAACTCGCTTGAAGCTACGATTCTAACTCCGGAGGGTCTGGCCCTTACCCTCACAGCCGCCATGGCTTTCGACAAACAGCGGACTGACGCTTATCTGAACAGGCGCGCTCAATGA
- a CDS encoding TipAS antibiotic-recognition domain-containing protein yields the protein MTGESKRSGKGYKDGLNIGQVSELTGVSRRMLRHWEREGLISPIRSQSNYRQYMQEDVARLERIVIYREIGFNARQIKAVLNYTPPRALDELLGERLRIEERVQLLRKAADRLDRLIALTEGKSGNDSAAAKNNRENQYFSEAHERWGSSRQWLEYAERKASRSEQEQKKDMARLRDVESKLAQAKRKGLAPTSDEVLKQIDEHRQALSWFHVTPSMHVIMGRMYMADVRFRRHYEQLEPGLAQWMLTAIESAAYANGIDPATAKWE from the coding sequence ATGACAGGAGAGAGTAAGCGCAGTGGCAAGGGCTATAAAGACGGCTTGAACATCGGTCAGGTCTCTGAGCTGACCGGGGTCAGCCGGAGAATGCTGCGCCATTGGGAAAGGGAAGGACTGATTTCTCCCATTCGTAGTCAGTCAAATTACCGGCAGTATATGCAAGAAGATGTCGCACGGCTGGAGCGAATTGTGATCTATAGGGAGATTGGATTCAACGCCCGACAAATCAAGGCAGTGCTCAATTACACGCCACCCCGAGCCCTGGACGAGTTGCTGGGCGAGCGCTTGCGCATTGAGGAAAGAGTTCAGCTTCTTAGGAAAGCTGCAGATCGTTTGGACCGTCTCATAGCCCTCACCGAGGGGAAGTCGGGTAATGATTCAGCTGCTGCAAAAAACAATCGAGAAAATCAGTACTTTTCAGAAGCGCACGAACGCTGGGGGTCCAGCAGGCAGTGGCTTGAGTATGCGGAGCGAAAAGCTTCGCGCTCCGAGCAAGAGCAGAAAAAGGACATGGCCCGGCTCAGGGACGTGGAAAGCAAGCTTGCACAAGCCAAACGGAAAGGTCTGGCTCCCACCTCGGATGAGGTTCTCAAGCAGATTGATGAGCATCGGCAGGCTCTCTCATGGTTCCACGTGACCCCGTCCATGCACGTCATTATGGGGCGTATGTATATGGCCGACGTGCGTTTCAGGCGCCATTACGAACAATTGGAACCCGGATTGGCGCAATGGATGCTGACCGCTATTGAATCTGCAGCGTATGCAAACGGGATAGATCCGGCCACCGCCAAATGGGAATAA
- a CDS encoding metalloregulator ArsR/SmtB family transcription factor — MAIQETTAALADPLRRSVLDLLEQGGMEAGRLAEKLGMTPSKLSYHLRKLKEADLIVGHKQGTRVIYELNLSVLDSTIQWLYRLRTSASDKRSLPAQQTVSDAGPTAVSEF; from the coding sequence ATGGCTATTCAAGAAACAACAGCGGCTCTGGCTGATCCCCTTCGCCGTAGTGTGCTAGATCTCTTAGAGCAAGGTGGCATGGAGGCTGGGCGCCTGGCCGAAAAGCTGGGAATGACTCCGTCCAAGCTGTCCTATCATCTGAGGAAGTTGAAAGAAGCTGATCTGATTGTTGGCCACAAACAGGGCACCAGGGTCATTTATGAACTCAATCTGAGCGTGCTGGACAGCACCATTCAGTGGCTTTACCGTCTGCGGACTAGCGCCAGCGACAAGAGAAGTCTGCCCGCGCAGCAGACAGTGAGCGACGCTGGTCCGACGGCGGTTTCGGAGTTTTAG
- a CDS encoding HAD family phosphatase produces MDENGIKVNNDKAAIFDLDGTLLDSMGVWKEIDQRFFARRNIPMPDDYSSVVASMQTDAIARYTIDRFHLDECPDELVEEWNEDALLLYATAVQPKPHALDYLNALRASGASLAVATSLPPRLRRAALKHAGMTDCFDQVCSVDDVKSIGKEEPEIYLLASRMLGVAPDHCTVFEDLLVAVDSAKRAGMKVWAMYDQSSDMDWDSIRSEADGTITDFAQAPAIL; encoded by the coding sequence ATGGACGAAAATGGAATAAAAGTCAACAATGACAAGGCTGCCATCTTCGATCTCGACGGCACGCTTCTGGATTCCATGGGAGTCTGGAAGGAAATCGACCAACGTTTCTTTGCTCGCCGCAACATTCCTATGCCGGACGATTACTCATCTGTAGTGGCCTCCATGCAGACCGATGCCATCGCTAGATACACCATCGACCGCTTCCACCTTGACGAGTGCCCAGACGAGCTTGTGGAGGAGTGGAACGAGGACGCACTCCTGCTTTACGCCACAGCTGTGCAACCCAAGCCACACGCACTCGACTACCTGAATGCGCTGAGGGCCAGCGGCGCCTCCCTGGCTGTGGCAACTAGCCTCCCGCCGCGCCTACGACGGGCTGCCCTGAAACACGCTGGGATGACCGATTGTTTCGACCAGGTCTGCAGTGTGGATGACGTCAAAAGCATCGGCAAGGAGGAGCCGGAAATCTACCTGCTGGCTTCGCGGATGCTGGGCGTTGCGCCTGACCACTGCACGGTTTTCGAAGATCTTCTGGTCGCCGTCGATTCTGCCAAGCGCGCTGGAATGAAAGTCTGGGCCATGTACGACCAGTCCTCGGACATGGATTGGGACTCCATTCGCTCTGAGGCCGATGGCACTATCACAGACTTCGCCCAGGCTCCTGCCATTCTCTGA
- a CDS encoding zinc-dependent alcohol dehydrogenase family protein: MGSMSMKAAKFVKPGRIELEEAPMPTIGKPGDAVIRVVRACVCGSDLWWYRGISSMPSGSHVGHEAIGLVEKVGSDVTHVKPGDFVIAPFTHGCGHCAACRAGFDGDCLDPNRQGSGGYQSEYLRFTNADWALVQIPGQPEDYSDDMLDSLLTLSDVMATGYHAAATAQVKEGDTVVVMGDGAVGLCGVIAAKLRGAERIIAMSRHEDRQKLAREFGATDIVPERGEAAIEQVMALTDGAGADAVLECVGTELSTETAVRVTRPGAVVGRVGVPQQVSMDTSKLFWRNVGLRGGIAAVTTYDNHLLLDQVLKGGIQPGKVFTERFALDHIQEAYEAMDQRTAIKSLLLVSE, encoded by the coding sequence ATGGGGAGCATGAGTATGAAGGCAGCAAAGTTTGTGAAGCCAGGCCGCATCGAGCTGGAGGAAGCGCCGATGCCGACCATCGGAAAGCCTGGAGATGCCGTGATTCGGGTCGTCCGCGCCTGCGTGTGCGGGTCCGACCTGTGGTGGTACCGGGGGATTTCCTCAATGCCCTCAGGCAGTCATGTAGGGCATGAAGCCATCGGCCTGGTCGAGAAGGTTGGCTCCGATGTCACCCATGTCAAGCCGGGCGACTTCGTGATAGCGCCCTTCACCCATGGCTGCGGGCACTGCGCTGCCTGCAGGGCTGGCTTCGACGGAGACTGCCTTGACCCGAACAGGCAGGGGAGTGGCGGCTACCAGAGCGAGTATCTGCGGTTCACCAACGCAGACTGGGCCTTGGTGCAGATTCCAGGCCAGCCTGAGGACTACAGCGACGACATGCTCGACTCCCTGCTCACCCTCTCCGACGTGATGGCCACCGGTTATCATGCAGCCGCCACCGCCCAAGTCAAGGAGGGCGACACGGTCGTGGTCATGGGCGATGGAGCCGTGGGTCTGTGCGGAGTCATAGCGGCCAAACTGCGTGGGGCCGAGCGCATAATCGCCATGAGCCGGCATGAGGACCGCCAGAAGTTGGCGCGCGAATTCGGGGCCACCGACATCGTGCCTGAACGCGGCGAAGCTGCTATAGAGCAGGTCATGGCGCTCACCGACGGAGCCGGAGCCGATGCCGTCCTGGAATGCGTGGGCACCGAACTGTCCACCGAAACCGCCGTCAGGGTGACCCGACCCGGCGCAGTAGTCGGCAGGGTCGGCGTGCCGCAGCAGGTCAGCATGGATACCTCTAAGCTGTTCTGGCGCAATGTCGGTCTTCGAGGAGGCATAGCCGCAGTCACCACATATGACAACCATCTGCTGCTTGACCAAGTGCTCAAGGGCGGCATCCAGCCAGGCAAAGTTTTCACCGAGCGCTTTGCCCTGGATCACATCCAGGAGGCCTATGAGGCCATGGACCAGCGCACCGCCATCAAATCTCTGCTGCTTGTGAGCGAATGA
- a CDS encoding ABC transporter ATP-binding protein, with product MSKSRGPAPTVEATGLSMVVSPRRGDSLTILNDIAFTAYPGEMTGIIGPSGSGKSTLLYCLAGLEKATSGTVRLLGKDITRLRLSAMTKFRRQHLGFVFQSYNLITSMTVEQNLALPFTLRGSRFPRKKADSLLKYFGLIDQKKKSVTLLSGGEQQRVALARVLLSDADVVFADEPTGALDQESGEKVISVLKELANHEEKTIVLVTHNNEVAGQCDRLFAVRDGRISQSFSAKAPMA from the coding sequence GTGAGCAAGAGCAGAGGCCCTGCGCCAACGGTTGAAGCTACAGGGCTGTCCATGGTGGTCTCCCCGCGCCGCGGTGATTCCCTGACTATTCTCAATGACATCGCCTTCACCGCATATCCGGGGGAGATGACCGGCATCATCGGGCCGTCAGGCAGCGGCAAATCAACATTGCTGTACTGCCTGGCCGGGCTGGAAAAGGCCACCAGCGGAACCGTGCGGCTGCTGGGCAAGGACATAACCCGTCTGAGACTGTCGGCCATGACCAAGTTCAGACGCCAACATCTGGGCTTCGTATTCCAGTCCTACAACCTGATCACCAGCATGACAGTCGAACAGAATCTGGCTCTGCCATTCACCCTTCGCGGATCCCGCTTTCCCAGAAAGAAGGCGGATTCCCTCTTGAAGTATTTTGGCCTAATCGATCAGAAAAAGAAAAGCGTCACCCTGCTGTCGGGCGGCGAGCAGCAACGTGTTGCCCTGGCCCGCGTCCTGCTATCCGACGCAGATGTAGTATTCGCGGACGAACCAACCGGTGCTCTGGATCAAGAATCCGGAGAAAAGGTCATATCAGTGCTGAAGGAACTCGCCAATCACGAAGAGAAAACCATCGTACTGGTGACGCATAACAATGAGGTGGCAGGTCAGTGCGATCGGCTGTTTGCCGTGCGCGATGGCCGCATCAGCCAGTCATTCTCTGCGAAAGCGCCCATGGCATGA
- a CDS encoding endonuclease III domain-containing protein — MGDSGRINAGCSQWLYSRLLARLGLQNWWPAETDFEMMIGAVLVQHTAWRNAAMSIQQLRKADLLDPCNMADVDRARLTTLIKSSGFMTAKARTCKALAQWLLAHGICTADVEECADEGLRDSLLTIPGVGRETADVIRLYAFGQPCFIWDAYARRMLDGLGWACLRSYQEGEEYEADFIQIDQWPLNDLREYHGLIVQASKNHRNPQVYAAFLKELGGPESSSK; from the coding sequence ATGGGCGATTCAGGCAGGATAAATGCCGGTTGCTCACAGTGGCTGTACTCACGTTTGCTCGCTCGTCTGGGATTGCAGAATTGGTGGCCAGCAGAGACCGACTTCGAAATGATGATTGGAGCGGTGCTGGTCCAACATACAGCCTGGAGGAACGCAGCCATGTCCATCCAGCAGCTGCGCAAGGCCGATCTGCTTGACCCATGCAACATGGCCGACGTCGACCGGGCGAGGCTGACAACCTTAATCAAGTCCAGCGGCTTCATGACGGCCAAGGCGCGCACATGCAAGGCCCTGGCTCAGTGGCTGCTGGCCCATGGCATCTGCACGGCCGACGTGGAGGAATGCGCGGATGAAGGTCTGCGTGACAGTCTGCTCACCATTCCCGGTGTCGGGCGCGAGACGGCGGATGTTATACGGCTCTATGCCTTCGGCCAGCCCTGCTTCATCTGGGACGCCTACGCACGCCGGATGCTGGACGGCCTGGGGTGGGCCTGCTTGCGGTCATACCAGGAGGGTGAGGAGTACGAGGCGGATTTTATTCAGATTGATCAATGGCCGCTCAACGATCTACGCGAATATCACGGGCTGATCGTCCAAGCAAGCAAAAACCATCGCAATCCCCAAGTCTATGCCGCCTTCCTCAAGGAACTTGGCGGTCCCGAAAGCTCCTCCAAGTAA
- a CDS encoding LuxR C-terminal-related transcriptional regulator codes for MTPALSEQETRVLRLAAKGTANRQIAGHLYIFEATFRSGG; via the coding sequence ATCACACCTGCATTATCTGAACAAGAGACACGTGTTCTGCGGTTGGCTGCGAAAGGCACTGCCAATCGGCAAATTGCAGGGCACCTATACATCTTCGAAGCAACTTTTAGATCCGGGGGGTAA
- the der gene encoding bifunctional cytidylate kinase/GTPase Der: MITVAIDGPAGVGKSSTSRALAKHFGLAYLDTGAMYRAVTLWCMERGLDLDADQPDKETITEVVADSITGGHLVMGLDPEHPSVSLDHQDVDQDIRSTRVSEHVSVVSSIPAVRRVLIAAQRAIMADQERGVVAEGRDITTVVAPDAQVRVLLTAREEVRQARRSGQARSGSAGAEDLAARDARDSKVTSFLDAADGVTTLDNSDLTFEQTLQVLIDLVSSAMEKDSHDEYARNLDGYELDEEDRALLEGGSEKRDDQDQGAKAVGVLAVVGRPNVGKSTLVNRILGRRAAVVEDTPGVTRDRVSYEAEWAGTRFKLVDTGGWESDVEGIESAIASQAQVAVSLADAVILVVDGQVGLTASDERIVTMLRAAGKPVVLAVNKLDDRMADYTASEFWKLGLGEPYAISAMHGRGIGDLLDTALEQLRKADKTSGFLTPEGLRRVALVGRPNVGKSSLLNQLAHEERAVVHDLAGTTRDPVDEIVQVEGKDWLFIDTAGIKRRLHKISGAEYYSSLRTQAAIERSELALILFDASQPIADQDLKVMSQAVDAGRAIVLVFNKWDLLDDFGRQRLERLWQTEFDRVTWAERVNLSAKTGWHTNRLARAMRTALKSWDKRIPTGKLNSFLGKVQAAHPHPLRGGKQPRILFATQASTRPPRFVIFATGFLEHGYRRYLERCLREEFGFEGTPIQISVHIREKKKRK; the protein is encoded by the coding sequence GTGATCACTGTCGCCATCGATGGCCCTGCGGGAGTGGGCAAGTCCTCCACTTCGCGGGCCCTAGCCAAGCATTTTGGACTGGCCTACCTGGACACGGGCGCCATGTACCGCGCGGTCACCCTCTGGTGCATGGAACGCGGGCTAGACCTGGACGCGGACCAGCCCGATAAGGAGACCATCACCGAGGTCGTAGCCGATTCCATCACCGGCGGCCATCTGGTCATGGGGCTGGACCCGGAGCATCCCAGTGTCAGTCTGGACCACCAGGACGTGGATCAGGATATACGCTCCACCAGGGTTTCCGAGCACGTCTCTGTGGTTTCCTCAATTCCAGCCGTGCGCCGTGTACTCATCGCCGCTCAGCGGGCCATCATGGCCGACCAGGAGCGCGGAGTAGTGGCCGAGGGGCGAGACATCACAACGGTGGTGGCCCCGGATGCCCAGGTCCGCGTGCTGCTGACAGCACGTGAGGAGGTCCGCCAGGCCCGCCGCAGCGGCCAGGCCCGGTCAGGGTCAGCCGGCGCTGAGGATCTGGCCGCACGGGATGCCCGAGATTCTAAGGTCACCTCTTTCTTGGACGCCGCCGATGGTGTGACCACCTTGGACAACTCCGATCTGACCTTCGAGCAAACACTGCAAGTCCTGATCGACCTGGTCTCTTCGGCCATGGAGAAAGACTCCCACGACGAGTACGCCCGCAATCTGGACGGCTATGAGCTGGATGAAGAGGACCGTGCCCTTTTGGAGGGCGGCTCCGAGAAGCGGGATGACCAGGACCAAGGCGCCAAGGCCGTAGGCGTGCTGGCTGTGGTCGGAAGGCCCAACGTAGGCAAGTCCACCCTGGTCAACAGGATTCTCGGCCGCCGTGCCGCCGTAGTCGAGGACACCCCTGGCGTGACACGGGACCGAGTCAGCTATGAGGCCGAGTGGGCCGGCACCCGATTCAAACTGGTGGACACCGGCGGATGGGAGAGCGATGTGGAGGGTATCGAATCCGCCATTGCCTCCCAAGCCCAAGTGGCCGTATCGCTGGCTGATGCCGTCATTCTGGTCGTGGACGGCCAAGTGGGGCTGACCGCCAGCGACGAGCGGATCGTCACCATGCTGCGGGCCGCCGGCAAGCCGGTGGTTCTGGCTGTGAATAAGCTGGATGACCGGATGGCCGACTACACCGCCTCCGAATTCTGGAAGCTGGGCCTGGGCGAACCCTATGCCATCTCCGCCATGCACGGTCGGGGGATAGGCGATCTGCTGGACACAGCACTGGAACAACTCAGGAAGGCCGACAAAACTTCTGGATTCCTCACCCCCGAGGGCTTGCGCCGCGTGGCCTTGGTCGGCCGGCCCAACGTGGGCAAATCCTCCCTGCTCAACCAGCTGGCCCATGAGGAGCGGGCAGTGGTCCACGATCTGGCCGGCACCACCCGTGACCCGGTCGACGAGATCGTCCAGGTGGAGGGCAAAGACTGGCTCTTCATCGACACTGCAGGCATCAAACGCCGCCTGCACAAGATTTCGGGAGCCGAGTACTACTCCAGTCTGCGCACCCAGGCGGCCATCGAACGTTCGGAGCTGGCCCTCATCCTCTTTGACGCATCCCAGCCCATTGCGGACCAGGATCTCAAGGTCATGAGCCAGGCCGTGGATGCGGGCCGGGCCATTGTCCTGGTCTTCAACAAATGGGATCTGCTGGACGACTTTGGCCGTCAGCGTCTCGAGCGGCTCTGGCAGACCGAGTTCGACCGGGTCACCTGGGCTGAGCGGGTCAACCTGTCTGCCAAGACCGGCTGGCACACCAACCGGCTGGCCAGGGCCATGCGCACCGCTTTAAAATCATGGGACAAGCGCATACCGACCGGCAAGCTCAACTCCTTCCTGGGCAAGGTTCAGGCCGCCCACCCGCATCCACTGCGAGGCGGCAAACAACCGAGGATCCTCTTCGCCACCCAGGCCTCCACCAGGCCGCCGCGTTTCGTGATCTTCGCCACCGGCTTCCTGGAGCACGGCTACCGTCGCTATCTGGAACGCTGCCTGCGCGAGGAGTTCGGCTTCGAGGGCACTCCCATCCAGATCTCCGTGCATATCCGCGAGAAGAAGAAGCGTAAATGA
- a CDS encoding SdpI family protein translates to MADGERTEAAKSDKTGRFVPTLVVAQWLPGLIMLGISRLVVNRLPNEKVPLHWNAQNQVDSWGSPQELVWMPCMFLVIALIWTIIMLFLRANLIKRGDEAGHTLTVFLLGGLCMQIILAVIDMFAIVAADPHWDWWPTNFGIDKVAMLLTGLTLMVIGNFAPKIRPNGVSGFRVPGAYASREAWRRCQQFGGVLFMILGVVMILAALAYGGFRLYWICGTAFAVVLVLIFAYGSYAGRKYAEQGEPVSRR, encoded by the coding sequence ATGGCTGATGGAGAGAGGACCGAAGCAGCCAAGAGCGACAAAACGGGTCGGTTCGTCCCGACCCTGGTCGTGGCTCAGTGGTTGCCAGGGCTGATCATGCTCGGCATAAGCCGCTTAGTGGTCAATCGTCTGCCCAATGAAAAGGTTCCGCTTCATTGGAACGCCCAGAATCAAGTGGACAGCTGGGGCTCTCCCCAGGAGCTGGTCTGGATGCCCTGCATGTTTCTGGTCATTGCGCTGATTTGGACCATTATTATGCTCTTCCTGCGCGCAAACTTGATTAAACGTGGTGATGAAGCGGGGCATACTTTGACCGTTTTTCTGCTGGGTGGGCTATGCATGCAGATTATTCTCGCGGTTATAGATATGTTCGCCATAGTTGCTGCTGATCCTCATTGGGATTGGTGGCCAACGAATTTCGGCATCGATAAAGTGGCCATGCTATTGACCGGTCTGACTCTCATGGTCATCGGCAACTTCGCTCCTAAAATCAGACCCAACGGTGTCAGCGGTTTCCGAGTGCCAGGTGCATATGCCAGCCGCGAGGCCTGGCGCCGCTGTCAGCAGTTTGGCGGCGTGCTCTTCATGATTCTGGGTGTGGTCATGATCTTGGCTGCTCTGGCTTATGGCGGATTCAGACTCTACTGGATCTGTGGAACAGCTTTCGCAGTCGTCCTTGTGCTCATATTTGCCTATGGTTCATACGCGGGCAGAAAGTATGCCGAGCAGGGAGAACCTGTTTCCCGCCGCTAG
- a CDS encoding ClbS/DfsB family four-helix bundle protein, with the protein MARPTTKEELIEAAEGGFDTLMALLESLTPEERNGRFSFDLSKEKGAHWARDRNIKDVLVHLHEWHQLLLNWVEDNQQGRTHAFLPDGYNWRNYGELNVKLRDKHNDTTCDQALDLFVESHKKVMALAQSFTNEQLFTKGVLPWTGNSTLGSAFISSTSSHYNWALKKIRKYLKGLK; encoded by the coding sequence ATGGCACGACCTACCACCAAGGAAGAACTCATCGAGGCGGCCGAAGGGGGCTTTGACACACTCATGGCGTTGCTTGAGTCGCTGACACCTGAAGAACGCAATGGCCGCTTTTCCTTCGACCTGAGCAAGGAGAAGGGGGCCCACTGGGCACGCGACAGGAACATCAAAGATGTGCTCGTCCATCTCCACGAGTGGCATCAGCTTCTTTTGAATTGGGTGGAGGACAACCAGCAGGGCAGGACCCACGCCTTTCTTCCTGACGGCTACAACTGGCGTAATTACGGCGAGTTGAATGTGAAACTGCGGGACAAACACAATGACACCACCTGCGATCAGGCTCTGGATCTGTTCGTCGAATCCCATAAGAAGGTCATGGCCCTGGCGCAATCGTTCACCAATGAGCAGCTGTTCACCAAGGGCGTCCTTCCATGGACCGGAAACTCTACCTTGGGCTCTGCCTTCATCTCCTCGACCTCCAGCCATTATAACTGGGCCCTGAAGAAGATACGTAAGTACTTGAAGGGGCTAAAATAG
- a CDS encoding ABC transporter ATP-binding protein: MAYADGHNHSQLAVRTQGLVKAYGGFKAVDSLNLQVPDGGIYGLLGPNGAGKSTTMKLLLGLTKPTAGSMWLLGQQVGNDSPIQPGRVGSMIEGPSFYPSLSGLDNCRMVADYLGLPVSTATGALAKMGLQGCEKKKAGTYSLGMKQRLGIAMALISQPELLLLDEPTNGLDAEAVVEVRQMIMDLAASEGVTVIISSHILSEIEKMAPVVGIIADGHLLYQGSLEDLRERGHIRLRVSDPELAAETLKARGIHCEYVRKSASLRIPEIPDSQIGVLVTQLVSQGLQVYRVASERKSLEEAFLELVEKPQNHIQQSGVLQNNAAQCPMNPSGHKQRSIR; the protein is encoded by the coding sequence ATGGCATATGCAGACGGACACAATCACTCGCAGCTGGCTGTGCGCACACAGGGGCTGGTCAAGGCCTATGGTGGTTTCAAAGCCGTGGATAGCCTGAATTTACAGGTGCCGGATGGCGGGATCTACGGACTGCTGGGACCAAACGGAGCCGGAAAATCGACCACCATGAAGCTCCTTCTTGGTTTGACAAAACCAACTGCAGGAAGCATGTGGCTGCTGGGTCAACAGGTTGGAAACGATAGCCCGATACAGCCGGGACGTGTGGGCTCCATGATTGAAGGACCCAGCTTTTACCCAAGCCTGTCGGGCCTGGACAACTGCCGCATGGTGGCCGACTATCTGGGTTTGCCAGTTTCGACTGCCACAGGGGCACTGGCAAAGATGGGATTGCAGGGATGCGAGAAAAAGAAGGCGGGTACCTACTCCCTGGGGATGAAGCAACGGCTGGGCATCGCCATGGCACTGATCTCGCAGCCGGAGCTCCTGCTCCTGGATGAGCCGACCAATGGCTTGGATGCTGAGGCGGTTGTCGAAGTGCGGCAGATGATCATGGACCTGGCCGCTTCCGAGGGAGTCACCGTCATTATCAGCAGCCATATCCTCTCCGAGATCGAAAAGATGGCTCCGGTGGTTGGCATCATTGCCGACGGTCATCTGCTCTACCAAGGGTCTTTGGAGGACCTGCGCGAGAGGGGGCATATCCGTCTGCGGGTGTCTGACCCAGAGTTGGCGGCAGAGACACTCAAAGCCCGGGGCATTCACTGTGAATATGTCAGGAAAAGCGCTTCCCTGCGCATTCCCGAGATACCTGATTCGCAAATCGGGGTGCTGGTGACTCAGCTGGTATCGCAAGGTCTGCAGGTGTACCGTGTCGCTTCCGAACGCAAGAGCTTGGAGGAGGCCTTCCTCGAATTGGTGGAAAAACCGCAGAACCATATTCAACAGAGCGGTGTCTTGCAGAACAATGCAGCGCAGTGCCCTATGAACCCGTCTGGTCATAAACAGAGGAGCATACGATGA